A stretch of the Nosocomiicoccus ampullae genome encodes the following:
- the thiW gene encoding energy coupling factor transporter S component ThiW, with protein sequence MSTKKLTILAVCIALNTVLSSIIRIEGMAPMSTVFNIIFATFGTFYVTLIALVTAILRMIIFGIPPLALTGAVFGAILAGIGYKLSKSIFGAWFGEFVGTGIIGSIISVPVMKIFMDLDSNAVWFLYTPRFVGATIIGGIIAVVIYSSLKNSRAFKNIQEIFDKEHDHNSTYRKS encoded by the coding sequence ATGTCCACAAAAAAACTTACAATTCTCGCTGTATGTATCGCGTTAAATACTGTATTGTCTTCAATTATTAGAATTGAAGGTATGGCACCAATGTCGACAGTCTTTAACATTATATTTGCAACTTTTGGTACATTTTACGTGACACTCATTGCCCTTGTGACAGCGATTTTAAGAATGATTATATTCGGAATTCCACCGCTAGCACTAACAGGTGCGGTCTTTGGTGCAATTTTAGCTGGAATTGGCTATAAATTATCAAAATCAATCTTCGGTGCATGGTTCGGTGAGTTTGTCGGCACAGGAATTATCGGTTCGATTATTTCAGTACCAGTTATGAAAATTTTTATGGATCTTGATTCAAACGCAGTATGGTTTTTATACACACCGAGATTCGTCGGAGCGACAATTATCGGTGGAATCATCGCGGTAGTCATCTATAGTAGTCTTAAAAACTCTAGAGCATTTAAAAATATACAAGAGATATTCGATAAAGAACATGATCATAACTCGACTTACCGCAAGTCATAG
- a CDS encoding peptidoglycan bridge formation glycyltransferase FemA/FemB family protein has product MKFVQLTNKEYADFIEYGGHESAFFQMIENKDNRLNDGRFEVELLGLKDNDGNVLAAGLFTKEPTILGKYFYYSNRGPVLDYDNLSLVRAYFAGLTEYLKENNASYVKVDPNWIYKKYDKDVEPYNDYENRDEVIQLLENMGYVHQGFTRGYSNTSQARWMSVLDVSKFKNEDELVKSFDNLRRRNIRKAKRFGVKVRFLEVDEMDIFVDMYLHTAERQDFFVNEDPEKYFKQFKKAYGDKVLVPLAYIELDQFIDQTEKEIEKLEKQKEKQEQKENQNKKTLNKIKELERNIEGHVNDLEKSKEFKEVHGNVLNLGSGVYFVTPYELVYNAGASSEEFNMFVGPYMMHLEMMKHAMDHDIARYNFYGVSGDFSEDGEDYGVYRFKRGFDAEIEELVGDFVKVINPVVHNAFKVKVKLEQKLGKR; this is encoded by the coding sequence GATAACCGCTTAAATGACGGGCGTTTTGAAGTAGAATTACTCGGGTTAAAAGATAACGATGGAAACGTCTTAGCAGCAGGTTTATTTACAAAAGAGCCGACAATTTTAGGCAAATATTTCTATTATTCTAACCGTGGACCTGTACTTGACTATGATAACTTAAGTTTAGTACGTGCATATTTTGCTGGTTTAACTGAATATTTAAAAGAAAATAATGCGTCTTACGTAAAGGTTGACCCGAACTGGATTTATAAAAAATACGATAAGGACGTCGAGCCGTATAATGATTACGAAAATCGTGATGAGGTTATTCAGTTATTAGAAAATATGGGTTACGTTCATCAAGGATTTACAAGAGGTTACTCAAATACGTCACAAGCACGCTGGATGAGTGTCTTAGACGTGAGCAAATTTAAAAATGAAGATGAATTAGTAAAATCTTTTGATAACTTACGTAGAAGAAATATTCGAAAAGCAAAACGATTTGGAGTTAAAGTTCGTTTCTTAGAAGTAGATGAAATGGATATCTTTGTCGATATGTACTTACACACTGCAGAGCGTCAAGATTTCTTCGTGAATGAAGACCCTGAAAAGTACTTTAAGCAGTTTAAAAAAGCATATGGCGATAAAGTACTTGTCCCACTTGCTTATATTGAATTAGATCAATTTATCGACCAAACTGAAAAAGAAATTGAGAAATTAGAAAAACAAAAAGAAAAGCAAGAACAAAAAGAAAACCAAAACAAAAAAACATTAAATAAAATTAAAGAGTTAGAAAGAAATATTGAAGGTCACGTAAACGATCTTGAAAAATCGAAAGAATTTAAAGAAGTACACGGTAACGTATTAAATCTCGGTAGTGGAGTATACTTTGTAACACCTTACGAACTCGTCTATAACGCAGGAGCGTCAAGTGAAGAGTTTAATATGTTTGTAGGACCATATATGATGCATCTTGAGATGATGAAACATGCAATGGACCACGATATTGCTCGCTATAACTTCTACGGTGTATCCGGTGACTTTAGTGAAGACGGAGAGGACTACGGTGTATACCGCTTCAAACGTGGATTTGATGCTGAAATCGAAGAGCTTGTTGGTGACTTTGTGAAAGTGATTAATCCTGTTGTTCATAATGCGTTTAAAGTAAAAGTGAAATTAGAGCAAAAACTCGGTAAAAGATAG
- a CDS encoding peptidoglycan bridge formation glycyltransferase FemA/FemB family protein: MKVEEISEQEFYTFMKNYNDMYHFMHDELYYDYVKEHTKTYLLGLKEEANLIGVSLISEYPFLRSFNAMSTHSGPVIEDFTNEKLERFIKGIDDFAKSKGAVTLTFSPYTIYQMRNRDGNVIENDPKNNKEIIRIFSRNGFKHHGFTRQMIFGESIRFLSVVDISGSLDEILKNMDRTTRYNTRQSEMLPLKLKYLDESEYDRFIEIYKDTEARLGFDEIPESRIKAQLKSLQDKSYIVLSQIDLDQYIDELTKELKELTEALKELEQKETITRGEKKRLNEQKNLVKSREKRLREAEKHRDEYGGLIDLSVGMYYYNNNEMVYLYSGSYPEHSQYLGTNFVTWEMIKKAKELGLERFNMFGITGNFHEDASDYGVFRFKQGYNASIEELPGTFSIVNRPVIYKAKTLIDKVR, from the coding sequence ATGAAAGTTGAAGAAATTTCTGAACAAGAATTTTATACGTTTATGAAAAACTATAATGATATGTATCATTTTATGCACGACGAATTATATTATGATTATGTTAAAGAGCATACAAAAACATATTTACTCGGCTTAAAAGAAGAAGCAAATCTTATCGGCGTATCATTAATTAGTGAGTATCCTTTTTTAAGATCATTTAACGCGATGTCTACGCATTCTGGTCCTGTGATTGAAGACTTTACAAATGAAAAGTTAGAACGCTTTATAAAAGGAATTGATGATTTCGCAAAATCTAAAGGTGCAGTTACTCTTACATTTTCTCCGTATACAATCTATCAAATGAGAAATAGAGATGGGAATGTAATAGAAAATGATCCAAAAAATAACAAAGAAATTATAAGGATATTCTCTAGAAATGGATTTAAACACCACGGATTTACGAGACAAATGATTTTTGGAGAAAGTATTAGATTTCTATCCGTTGTAGATATTAGTGGTAGTCTAGATGAAATTTTAAAAAATATGGACCGCACAACTCGTTACAATACACGCCAAAGTGAAATGCTGCCGTTAAAGCTTAAATATCTTGATGAATCAGAATACGACCGCTTCATAGAAATCTATAAAGATACAGAGGCGCGACTAGGATTTGACGAAATTCCAGAGTCGAGAATTAAAGCACAGTTGAAAAGTTTACAAGATAAGTCGTATATCGTGTTATCACAAATTGATCTTGATCAATATATCGATGAGTTAACGAAAGAGTTAAAAGAATTAACCGAAGCGCTAAAAGAATTAGAACAAAAAGAAACGATTACGCGCGGTGAAAAGAAACGATTAAATGAACAAAAAAATCTCGTGAAAAGTAGAGAGAAAAGACTTAGAGAAGCTGAGAAACATCGAGACGAATATGGCGGTTTAATCGACTTATCTGTCGGTATGTATTACTACAACAATAATGAAATGGTCTATTTATACAGTGGTAGTTATCCAGAACACTCTCAGTATTTAGGAACAAACTTCGTGACATGGGAAATGATTAAAAAAGCAAAAGAACTTGGTCTTGAGCGTTTTAATATGTTTGGAATCACAGGTAACTTCCATGAAGACGCAAGTGATTACGGTGTATTTAGATTTAAACAAGGATATAACGCATCAATCGAAGAACTACCTGGAACATTTTCAATTGTAAATCGACCAGTCATTTATAAAGCGAAAACCTTAATCGATAAAGTAAGATAA